In Oncorhynchus masou masou isolate Uvic2021 chromosome 11, UVic_Omas_1.1, whole genome shotgun sequence, the genomic stretch ggacaaacaaaaacccacaaattctgacaaactccaagcagtgattatgcaagaatgggctgccatcagtcaggatgtggcccagaagttaattgacagcatgccagggcggattgcagagatcttgaaaaagaagggtcaacactgcaaatattgactctttgcatcaacttcatgtaattgtcattaaaagcctttgacacttatgaaatgcttgtaattctacttcagtattccatagtaacatctgacaaaaatatctaaagacacagaAGCAGCAAACCTTGTGataattaatatttgtgtcatcctcaaaacttttggccacgactgtagtctTTGTTAAAAGGTGACGTTTAGTTGTTGGTCTGAGCTTTCCTGGGCACGTAAGTCACCTGATATTTGGAGTAGAGAGAACATGTTGGTCTCATTAGAAAGCTAGGATTCATTACTATAAAACtctaaatgtgtttttggggTCAATGTGACTGATTATGTTAGAGCAAGTCACAAATAAATAATCCACACCCAACCCTCCAGTAAGTCGTGATGAACTCACTTACAAAACTCAATtttggacgagactgactttatgaacAAAATTATCTTCATTTTACACTATGTAGtacattttgacactagaatgtttctgactcatatcaatGCTACAAAGGCCACTTAAACCCAGATAAATTGGTTCTAAGGGGCAGTTACCGTTTTAAATGGCACATGGTTACATCTGTGTCTTTGTTTTAAGTCCAGGGCCTCAGGCTTTTGTTACATTTGTATCATTTGAGGGGCGTGCATCAAGAGCAAAGTCATTTGTATCATTTTACTTTTTCTGTAAAAACCATTAGCACAGACAAGACTGATAAGGCTAAGCCAGAGTCATTTGTTTCTTAATATATGTCTCTGCCACAGCCTCTGTCATAGAAACAAACAGAGCATGGCTTTGTGTCCGTGGTTTCACTTTTACATTGCAGAAAACGCTCGTCTGTAGCCCAATCATTCAAGACTAAAGACCTATTTTACCTGACCTACATGTTTCTACTTTCAGGCTCAGACTCCTGGGACACGCTTAATGGGTACGCACAAATTAATCATCCTAAGTAAGGAACTATCAAAACTATGCAAACATTTAAAATAATCCCTATTTAATCTATAAATAACGTGTCTCACAGAAAATACATGATTAGCATTATTGATCAGATGGAGGTCATTACCACTAAATTAATTAATTTTAGGTGTGCCGAAGAATTTTCTATCCCATCATGGTGTGCCACGGTTTGGAAACCATTGTTTTAGTCCATTCCATTGGTCGTTAAGTGAAGTCTCCACTCAATCGGGGCCCTGTGCCATGCAAAACGAACTCACCCGTGGTCAATGAGCGTCATCACTATCTTTCCTTTGTGGTACATCAAACAATTATTATTACCAGCTGAGATAAATGTTGATGAGTTGATTTTACTCCTGgctcagagtttgtctgggcaTTGTCTTAACATCATTTTAAAATCTACTCTGagctgtgtttttgttgttgtcttaaaACAGGATTCATACGAGCttttctgagatgctttgtgggaTACAGGCCCATGTGGCAGAAAGCATAATACTCAAGGCATTgtcaaaaaacatttatttattctaACCAGGAATACTGCTTTCCCTGAGAACAAGTAACTCAATATTACAAAATAAGACATCTACACAATGTAGATTAGTCACATTAATTTTCCCAGTCAGTGCAATTAGCAACTATTCACAGTATTCTAAAGGAATTAAGGCATGATGAATCTGTTATGGCACACAATATGTACTTTGTCATTCCAGTTAAGAAAAAGACTATGTAATGACTCTAGGGAAGCAAGTTCTACCCTATTGTTATTCCCCCCATCTGACATATTTCATTAAAACAGGCTCAGGTCATAAGCTTCTCATGAATACCCCCTGTGCtttactctctctcccactctctccttcagGTCATGACCAAAGCCCTTTTTAATAGTTACTGTACCTAGTACAATAGTTACTGTTTGTATGTCACAAAGGTGCTTTGAGTGTAATGAGCTGTTCTTACCAAGAGTTTAGCTCCTACCAGAGCTTGAAAACACCAGTTCAACATTGACAAGAGCAAACCTCTCAACACATATCATTTTTCAGTAAAATGTATTTCCAGGGATCGTTCATTTCTTCGGTCTTTTGCATTGTATGTCATTTTTTTAAACAGCACATAAAGGCTGATATTTTGTCTTTTAAAGGCATAGACATAAATAATACTGAGTTGTTCAGTCTTAACTCAAGTGTAATACCCAATGCTCACATGAAGCAAAGTAAAGATTTGCACCATATCCAAGATGTACATTATTCTTTGGCTCACTGGTTATTAGAACTGGGGCTACCTGCTCATTCTCTATGACTCACTATGAGCCCCTGACCCCAATATGAGCTTTCTGTCATCCACATCGGACTATAGAGAGGACATGAATACTCTCATAAACAAGTGCTTATCCACATCTCTCTCGGCGAGCCACGTCCCACATCCTGGGGGCTGCTGTCTGTTAGTCTGTGGTTTACAGCGGAAAATTTCAATTTCACCCTCTTTCCTCCGGCTCACATTTCTGTGATATCCATTGTGTCTTGAATGTCAATTACCTCGAATCCAGGGTTGTCAATACCTAGCTTCCTGTGGTGGTTGTTTTGGTTATTGTTGTGATTGGTTTGGTCTGGATCACTCTGAAAGCATTGGACACAGTGTGGGGTCGTCACCGGCACGGTTCTGGAGAAGTTGGAGAAGTCCACATGGTACTTGCCTGTCTTGGTGCGGGAGATGATGGGCAGGAAGCTGTATCCCCATTGGACCTCCTGGGGGATGAAGGAGGTCCGTACCTGGCAGGCAGAGCTGGTGGACTCAGCCATCCCGTCCAGGAAGACCACCAGCTCAAAGTCCTGCTGCTGGAGGGTGTCCGCTGACATGTCGTAAAATGGACTGGCCTTGTCGATGATGTGGTACAATGTCAGCGGGCAGACAAAAAACAGGTTGTCCTTGCCAGCGTCCACTGCAAAGTCAATGCCTACCTGGTCGAGAATTATAGTCTCACCTTCCGGCGTGACAGTTGTCCTAAGCAGCTTGCCGTAGATTTGGCTCCCGATTAGCAAGGTCTTGCGGAGGTTGGCCACTCGGATAAGCAGGCACAGGCTGCCCTTCTTCAGGCAGATGACCGCTGTGTTACTGAAGGTCACTGTCTTTGCCCTCTTCTTGGGAAGGGAGATCTTGGCCAGGATCACTCCACACATGAAGCAGTTGACAAAGACCCCAATGAGGGATTGGACGACAATGAGGGCCACAGTGCCAGGGCAGTGCCCAGTGAGTGCCCGTCCACCATAACCAATTGTTGTCTGGGTCTCCAAGGAGTACAGGAAAGCCGTGGTGAGTCCATTGACATTGTCTATACAACGAACGTGGCTGTCTGTGCGGTTCTGTCCAATCAGATCACCATTGCTCTTGGCAATCCAGTACCACAGAAGGCTGAAGACGAACCAGCTGCCTGTGAAGGAGGtgacgaagaggaggaggacgaaaCGCCAGCGGATCTCCACAACCGTCGTCCAGAAATCCCCCAGGTAGGCAAATTGGTTGTGGTACTCGATGTTGCCAAACTCAATGTTGCAGCGGCCATCTTTGGTCACCAGACGAGTCCTGCGGATTATGCGCTCCATCATGTGGTCGTGGATGTGCCTCTGGACGAACTGGAACATCCTGGAGCTTTGGGAAAAAGTATATAAGACCGGGATAAACCACAATGGAGAAACCACAACTCGCAAACACTAATTTAAGTTGGTTATAGAAAATGAACATCAAtaaaatgaatatatatattatatatatgaaTAATTATTATAGTGTTGTTTATCTCAGTCGAAGTTTTGGGAACGAGTTGACTAACCTTTTTTGTTTCATAAAACACCTCGTCAGCAATAGATTTGAAAATGTATCTTTGATATTCCACTCATTTATATTCCTAACAACACATATTACATTGGTCTTAGATATATTAGATAAAAACACAACATTTTGAGAGTCTCGGGTGATTAAATCATTGATTTCACAGTTACTCACCCTACAACGTGGTGAGGGTACATTTGTGGTTCTAATTGTTCCATTTTTGTTCCACAAAACTAATCCCTGGCAGCAGTTCCACTGAAGGGAAACCAGACAATAGTAATGACCTTGCACTTTAAAATTTGCTGGCCTACATGACTATGGCAACACAATTAAATGTTTAACATAGGTCACTCATCCTCTAATAAAACCCAATGAGGCAACACTATTCCTGCCATTAAAAGACCATAGCCTTTTTTCAAAATTAGAAAAGTGAAAACGttcaccctcctctcctattcAGCAAACAAAAACATCTCACTTTATGAAAAATCCCATAACATTACTTAAGAAATAGATCACTGTCACACTGTCGGTCTGTCTATCTGAACAGCAGAAATTCCATTTCACATACCTGCCAAGTGAAACCATGGGCCAAACTGCAGAGACGGGATCGGTCTGGGACCTCACACTCCTCAGAGTGAGTTGCAATGTAGGCGTTGCAAAGGTTTTAATCCACAGGGAAATGTCCTAATCCCAGCCACATGCCACAGTGTACGGCCCTCatacagacagacaagagaggCAAGTCGGAATGTTACGACAGTGCGTCACTATTTTAGCTCTTAGACCCAAGTCAACATCCCACCGCACTCTCCTCCAGAGTCCCCAGTATAGCCACTCATCCCCAGTCAGGGTGTTGTGGTTGGCTGTGGctccctccccctgacccctgacctggtGGCTCATTGTACATGgtatccaccaccaccaccacaagtGAAGGCTCAACTCCAAAAATGTAGTATTCTGGATTCTGGATTCCATGGCCGCACAGTTTGCCAGAAGGCACACAATAACTATGGCAGACAGACGGTGCACCTATTGGAGAGGGGGCAATGTAACCAGTGCAGCACTCATGCTGTTGTTGTTTTCAACTCCACTGAGAACATTAGAGCTTTGCGTTGAGGCCCACACATTTTTTTTCCACTAGTCCCcaaccacccctcctcctcaaaACTTCAGCCCTCTTAGTATTTGCATCAGAATGAAGTATGCCGGAGTGGCAGGGAGCAGTGGGCGATATTCCAGTGGCAGAATGAGTTTGGAAAAAAACAGCTCTCAACTGTGGAACACATAGTCGGATTGGCCATCTGgcaattctggcaaatgccagaaAGGCCGGACCATCTTTTATTGGGGTGGGCTGGTCAaattgttttaataaataaataagacaGATTTTTAGGATGTCTCATGGTCACCACAGATGCAAAAGTGCGACATAAGCGGATGCATCCAATGAAAAAAATGGATtcatcaaattgtattagtcacatgcgccgaatataacAGAATgtaacaccttacagtgaaatgcttacttacgagccctaaccaacaatgcagttaaaaaaatatattaaaatatgaataagaaaaataaatacattttgaagtaacaagtaattaaagagcagcagcaaaataacaatagcgagaccataacataccaccacaaactgatgctggcccTAAGATCACACtaaatgagctgtattccaccataagcaaacaggaaaacactcaaccagaggtggcactcctaggggccagggactttaatgctgTGAAACTTAAATCGgtcttacctcatttctatcggcatgttaaatgtgcaaccagagggaaaaaaattctggatcacctttactccacacacagagacgcatacagagctctccctcaccctacatttggcaaatctgaccataattctatcctcctgattcccgcttacaagcaaaaagtaaagcaggaagcaccagtgacgagatcaataaaaaagtggtcagatgaagcagatgctaagctacaggactgttttgctagcagactggaatatgttccgggattcctccgatggcattgaggagtacaccacttCAGTCATTGGCttaatcaataagtgcattgatgacatcgtccccacagtgacgtACGTACACACCacaaccagaagctatggattacaggcaacatccgcattgagctaaaggctagagctgcggCTTTCAAGGAGCCGGACTCTAACCCGGAGctaataagaaatcccactatttcctccgacgaaccatcaaacaggcaaagcgtcaatacaggactaagatctaaTCGTACTACGCCATCTCCGaccctcgtcggatgtggcagggcttgcaaaccattgcaggctacaaagggaagcacagccaagagctgcccagtgacacgagctaaACTACATCTATACGCCCTAGTAAGcaaaaataacactgaaacatgcatgagaggaccagctgttccggaagactgtgtgatcacactctctgcagctaatgtgagtaagacctttaaacatgtcaacattcacaaggccgcaagccaagacggattaccaggacgtgtccTGCGAGCATGCACTCACCAAATGACAagtttcttcactgacattttcaacctctccctgtccgagtctgtaataccaacatgttttaagcagaccaccaagGTAGCCTGCATAAattactaccgacccgtagcactcatgtctgtagccatgaagtgcattgaaaggctggtaatggctcacattaacaccattatcccagaaaccttagacccactccaattttcatactgccctaacagatccacagatgatgcaatctctattgcactccacactgccctttcccacctggacaaacggaacacctatgtgagaatgtgattcattgactacagcttagtgttcaacaccatagtgccctcaaagctcatcaataagctaaggaccctcggactaaacacctccctctgcaactggattctggacttcctgattgGGTGTCCTtagatggtaagggtaggtaacaacacatccgccatgctgatcctcaacacgggcccctcaggggtgcatgctcagtcccctcctgtactccctgttcactcatgactgcacggccaggcacgactccaccatcattaagtttgcagatgacacaacagtgctaGGTTTGATCACCGACAAGACAGCCtatggggaggaggtcagagacctgaccatgtggtgccaggacaacaacctctccctcaacgtgatcaagccACAGGAGATGATGACTAGAggaaagaggaccgagcacgcccccattctcatcaacggggctgcagtggagcaggttgagagcttcaagtttcttggggTCCATATCACTCAAGAATCAAAGTCTGATTTCActaagttattttcggtcataagagacggtagcagcaacattatgtataaaataatttaaaaaataaattacaaacaacgcaaagaaACAAACTAAAAACACAATTGGACAGAATCACGTAAAACATCAGCTTGAAAGATTGTGGatttttttattatgctaattataTTTCTGCGATGGCGCAAACCTTAATAGAAAAACAACAGCATTTGGTTTTCTGTgttcacaacaatgcttaaaccacatcagaggACTACTTTTGAGATCGGGAAAAATGTAAGAGACTTTGATTCTTGAGTGTTGTTGCCCTTTAAGTCAGTGTGCATGCCCTACACTCATCACAGTTTGCAAATGCCCACTTGTAGTGCCACTGGACAGAAAAAAACAAGtaagttaacctttatttattgtaATTGAAATTAGGTTTGTAGTAGTTAAGTGTTTGCGTTAGATTACATAGCTAACTCAATCTTTTTTTCAAATAATTTTGGTGACTTCATAGAAGTCAGCGAAATTTAGATAGCTAGCACGCTCAGCAAAATAAAATCTATATAAATATACAGCCTCGTGTCATATACAGCCTCGTGTCATACACAGCCTCGTGTCATACACAGCCTCGTGTCTTATACAGCCTCGTGTCTTATACAGCCTCGTGTCATACACAGCCTCGTGTCATACGCAACCTTGTGTCTTATACAGCCTCGTGTCATATACAGCCTCGTGTCATACACAGCCTCGTGTCATACACAGCCTCGTGTCATACACAGCCTCGTGTCATACACAGCCTCGTGTCTTATACAGCCTCGTGTCATACACAGCCTCGTGTCATCGTGTCTTACACAGCCTCGTGTCATACACAGCCTCGTGTCATACACAGCCTCGTGTCTTATACAGCCTCGTGTCTTATACAGCCTCGTGTCATATACAGCCTCGTGTCATATACAGCCTCGTGTCATATACAGCCTCGTGTCATACGCAGCCTCGTGTCATACGCAGCCTCGTGTCATACGCAGCCTCGTGTCATACACAGCCTCGTGTCATACACAGCCTCGTGTCTTACACAGCCTCGTGTCATACACAGCCTCGTGTCATACACAGCCTCGTGTCATACACAGCCTCGTGTCTTATACAGCCTCGTGTCTTATACAGCCTCGTGTCATACGCAGCCTCGTGTCTTATACAGCCTCGTGTCATACACAGCCTCGTGTCATACGCAGCCTCGTGTCTTATACAGCCTCGTGTCATACACAGCCTCGTGTCATACGCAGCCTCGTGTCATACACAGCCTCGTGTCATACACAGCCTCGTGTCATACACAGCCTCGTGTCATATACAGCCTCGTGTCTTATACAGCCTCGTGTCATACACAGCCTCGTGTCATATACAGCCTCGTGTCTTATACAGCCTTGTGTCTTATACAGCCTCGTGTCTTATACAGCCTCGTGTCTTATACAGCCTCGTGTCATACACAGCCTCGTGTCATACACAGCTTCGTGTCA encodes the following:
- the LOC135548012 gene encoding ATP-sensitive inward rectifier potassium channel 1-like — encoded protein: MVSLGSSRMFQFVQRHIHDHMMERIIRRTRLVTKDGRCNIEFGNIEYHNQFAYLGDFWTTVVEIRWRFVLLLFVTSFTGSWFVFSLLWYWIAKSNGDLIGQNRTDSHVRCIDNVNGLTTAFLYSLETQTTIGYGGRALTGHCPGTVALIVVQSLIGVFVNCFMCGVILAKISLPKKRAKTVTFSNTAVICLKKGSLCLLIRVANLRKTLLIGSQIYGKLLRTTVTPEGETIILDQVGIDFAVDAGKDNLFFVCPLTLYHIIDKASPFYDMSADTLQQQDFELVVFLDGMAESTSSACQVRTSFIPQEVQWGYSFLPIISRTKTGKYHVDFSNFSRTVPVTTPHCVQCFQSDPDQTNHNNNQNNHHRKLGIDNPGFEVIDIQDTMDITEM